In Cryptococcus gattii WM276 chromosome B, complete sequence, the DNA window ACACATATTCACACATGCGCGAGCGAAACAGgcaaagaaaaaaaggtACGGTACGAAAGATTCCCCCGTCTCTCTTTTTTTAAGGTGCACGTTTGCCAGGGACGTACTGGGTCGACCTGTCGGATCGCTGATCTAATGCCTTCTTGGCCTGAAGGGCAGTCAGGGCGGCTGCATTTTCCCGTAAGCGACTGCTTTTGCAGAGTAACAAAAAGAGTCCAGTCCTGGAGAACACTTACCACCGACACCACTCCCATCCTTGGCCAGTCCTATGTTCACTCTTGCCGCACCCTTCTCTCCGAGAATGGCCTTGAGCCCCGCCATCACCCTCTCATTAAACATGGGTAAAAACTGGGCAACACTGCCATCCACACCTACATCTACACCCTTGTCTTTTTCACCCTCTGGAGCCTTGTCATTGCCAGTATGGAGGACAATAGCCGCAATAGGGCAGGCGGCCAGCTTGCAAGCTCGGTTCGCAACCATTCGTACCGCCCATTGAACAATCTCGGGACATTTATCCGTGATGTACTTTGGGTCAACCTTGAGTTCCTTGATGATCAACTGTTTCACCTCCTCGGGTGAAGAGATTCCTTCGACACCAGAAACAAAAGAGGTGTCGAAGCCATAATGCGTGTTGAGAACCTCACTGGAGTGACCCTcgaagaggagagaggaaTCGATCAGGTAGAGAAGAATATTTCGAGTGATTTCACCCAAGTCTATAAAACCAAAAGTCAGCGACATGAAGAGCGCTCCACCTAAAGTAAACTGCTTACACATGCCGGACACCATTTTTTCAAACATTTGTTTCCGCCTGCACGATGTAAAAGTAATTAGGATGCATCTTTCTGAtttgaaaaaaaaaaaaaatgacTCACGGGTTTATGCTTTCTCTATCCAACTTGTTGTCAAAAGGGGAGACCGGCAAGCACAGCCTCTGCTTTGTATCAGCACTCTAACCTGCTGATCACAAACATCCTACACTGACCTTGTTGTCAAACGCTCCCCATTCAGTGTTGACGACCATATATTCCCCAGCATGCTCACCGCCCTTCTCAGCCTCCTCAATCTTTTCTTTGCCCAACTTGCTAATGGTTCGTGACTTGTCGATATAAGCACCGTTTGTACCAGTGCCGAAAATGGCACCAATGAGAGCAGGACCACTGTGATAGGAGCGGGAAAGAAGGGTGCCCACGGTCTGTACGCCGCTCTGTGAGCTTGAGCctggaagatgagagagaAACACTTACGTCATTAACCAATGCACTGCAGCGAACGTGCATGTGCTTGCGGTCGAAAGCGTCTTGTAAAAGGCGGACGACATCGTGGCCGATAGCGTTCTTCGCGTTGAAGCCCTTGGTCCATGTAAGTAATTCGCCCGCGTCGATGGCAGTTTGTTCCACGGGGAAACTGCAAAGTAAATCAGCCTGAGATAAGGTTTTTCTTGGCGAATGAAAACGAACCTAAAGGTAAAGCCAAGATGCATGGGCTCGCTAGTGACAGGTATAGCAATATCACTGTCATTCTCAACTTCGGTAAGGAAGTTATCAACAGATTCTGCAATGTAATCTGCAGCCCTCCGCCATTAGACATTCCAATTCACAAATTACATTTGAAAGCATTACTCACCAAAGAGCACACGGGCCTGGCCAGTCTTGAGTTCCTCTGACACTTTGTACTTTTGCTGTTCAATTTTGAATCGGTTGTTGCCTTGCAGAACAACCAAACAGACACGCCTATTATTGACCGTCATCAGGAGAAATTCACTTAATCAGCATTCATCCGTGATCGGCCCTCCAACAGAACCCAATAGTACCAAGATAAGGGACGATAATTGGGATGCCAAAAGGCCATGTGCTGCAAGGACTTACAGATTGGTACCCCCAAGATCCAAAGCCAAGAATACGCTGCAAAAAAGCAGAGTCAGCTACCATTCTACTGCATCCagctttttttttttcaaCATGAAAAGCGAATTTTTCATGCTTCCCTCTCTGATCAATTCGATCATTATAGTAACATTGAGACTCACCCTTCTTCAGTACCATCTGGAACACCAGTAACAAAAGTTGGGATCATAGCCATGTCTTTTCCATAATTCGCAAGACCTTCCTCCATTTCCTTACGGAAGTGCTTGACGATGTCGATGAGCTTTTCATCGTTTAAGACGAAATAAGGTTCAATCTGCTTGCGAATGTCGGAGAAATTCATCATGAGGCTACTTTGAGATTTGAGTAGATGGTATAGTTTTGTGCGGGATAGTTGAAGACGACAGCTGAGATGGACTACTGGATCCCCAAAGGAAGAGATGCAGGCGAAATATGTGACAAGATGAAGTGAAAGATGTACAGTATTCAAGGAGTTTTGGAGGCAGTGGATTGGGGAATGGGGCGAGGATGGTGAGGATGGTGAGGATGTATGGAGAAGACGGAAGTGCGGATATAGAGGCGTTGGTAATAAAATCGAGAGGAAAGAATCGATGGAAAGAGTCGGGCGCCAGCACAACTGAACAGTGCCAGGGTAACGAACCCGAAAGGGACTTATGCGAAAGCTGCTGGTGACGTCTCACAGGACCGGCCACGTGGGGGAATTACCTTTCCCGCCCACTGGGACAGCAGAATCACCCGAGTCCATCCGATTCTCTCCCACGTGGGGCACCGGCGGCAATGGCTGTGTGGCAGTCTATCGGAGACGG includes these proteins:
- a CDS encoding Hexokinase, putative (Similar to TIGR gene model, INSD accession AAW41546.1), encoding MNFSDIRKQIEPYFVLNDEKLIDIVKHFRKEMEEGLANYGKDMAMIPTFVTGVPDGTEEGVFLALDLGGTNLRVCLVVLQGNNRFKIEQQKYKVSEELKTGQARVLFDYIAESVDNFLTEVENDSDIAIPVTSEPMHLGFTFSFPVEQTAIDAGELLTWTKGFNAKNAIGHDVVRLLQDAFDRKHMHVRCSALVNDTVGTLLSRSYHSGPALIGAIFGTGTNGAYIDKSRTISKLGKEKIEEAEKGGEHAGEYMVVNTEWGAFDNKRLCLPVSPFDNKLDRESINPRKQMFEKMVSGMYLGEITRNILLYLIDSSLLFEGHSSEVLNTHYGFDTSFVSGVEGISSPEEVKQLIIKELKVDPKYITDKCPEIVQWAVRMVANRACKLAACPIAAIVLHTGNDKAPEGEKDKGVDVGVDGSVAQFLPMFNERVMAGLKAILGEKGAARVNIGLAKDGSGVGAALTALQAKKALDQRSDRSTQYVPGKRAP